A single window of Bombyx mori chromosome 9, ASM3026992v2 DNA harbors:
- the LOC101746674 gene encoding interleukin-1 receptor-associated kinase 4, producing MERNTELRKLPMGSLYNIINILEINDSWQKVMAWIPTNPQSDHFHRKYNSEHLRMIQDDAKISKRTCSEILFDEWSTSGRIRPTVATLLDVLVKAEIYRAADEIANILGEPLPPRPLEGPAAKIDTNVTFMLNGESMPLDGSDVNLKDNQNLDTKNTNQHPDLHNRTTKQLKSADPLIIFSNDNISNGPKDSKSFGHKTTAQVISYERNSAYRSTLRTEELPNISALMGTSVNSSQSYGTTQSTELKETRRSLSSNNISILSDDSMRSVIDSKILEDENLISFDYNQLAAITNNFSEDLNEGRTGLSGKIGGGGFGEVFVGTHNRYGQLAVKKVKCYLQFNYKHDVAIRLFNAEVKSLSQLRHKNIVPIFGYSIDGPTPCIVCKYIDGGSLMEKIAAKVLNENQRLEIISGTAEGLKYVHNTVKPIEVNGDVSPITTFYIHGDVKSANILLTKDCKPMLCDFGLAKQLESTRVTSMMMGTSAYMPPEAIKGTLTKKTDVYSFGIVLLELLTGLKPIVVDSNGNLNIKDYVEQVMNENKDITQLLDMVVERWTRAQGIYELAKRCLSDNRDNRPSIDEVCETLEKMINQESYEILYAHV from the exons atggAAAGAAATACTGAGTTGCGAAAATTACCAATGGGatcactttataatattattaatatattggaGATAAATGATTCGTGGCAGAAAGTTATGGCTTGGATACCTACAAATCCTCAAAGTGATCATTTTCATCGGAAGTATAACAGCGAGCATTTgag GATGATACAAGATGAtgcaaaaatttcaaaacgaaCATGTTCTGAAATTCTCTTTGACGAATGGAGTACGTCAGGTAGGATCAGACCTACAGTTGCAACACTCTTAGATGTGCTTGTGAAAGCAGAAATATATAGAGCTGCTGATGAAATTGCCAATATTTTGGGTG AGCCTCTACCTCCTAGACCGTTAGAAGGTCCTGCTGCGAAAATAGATACAAATGTAACATTTATGCTGAATGGAGAGAGTATGCCATTAGATGGCAGTGACGTTAATTTAAAGGACAACCAAAATTTGGATACTAAAAATACAAATCAACATCCAGATTTACATAACAGAACAACTAAACAACTGAAATCTGCCGACCCTTTGATAATCTTTAGTAATGACAATATTAGTAACGGTCCTAAAGATTCAAAATCATTTGGACACAAAACCACAGCACAAGTAATATCTTATGAAAGAAATTCAGCATACAGGTCAACGTTACGAACAGAAGAACTGCCAAATATTTCTGCTTTGATGGGCACATCAGTTAATTCCTCACAGTCGTACGGTACGACACAATCTACTGAACTAAAGGAAACAAGACGATCACTATCTAGCAACAACATATCAATTTTATCTGACGATAGCATGCGCAGTGTTATAGATTCAAAAATATTAGAAGACGAAAATTTGATATCATTCGATTATAATCAATTAGCTGCGATTACTAATAATTTTTCTGAAGACCTTAATGAAGGTCGGACAGGACTATCTGGGAAGATAGGAGGAGGTGGTTTTGGTGAAGTATTTGTTGGTACTCACAATAGATATGGACAGTTGGCTGTTAAGAAAGTAAAGTGTTACCTTCAGTTTAATTACAAGCATGATGTGGCTATAAGGTTATTTAACGCTGAAGTCAAATCTTTATCGCAATTAAGACATAAAAACATAGTACCTATTTTTGGATATTCTATTGATGGACCGACGCCATGTATAGTTTGCAAGTACATAGATGGTGGTTCTCTAATGGAAAAAATTGCTGCAAAAGTACTGAACGAAAACCAGAGACTCGAGATAATTTCGGGGACAGCAGAGGGACTAAAGTATGTGCATAACACTGTAAAGCCGATTGAAGTAAATGGAGATGTCAGCCCTATCACAACTTTTTACATACACGGTGATGTGAAaagtgctaatattttattgactaaaGATTGCAAACcgatg CTTTGTGACTTTGGCCTGGCGAAGCAACTAGAATCTACACGTGTAACTAGTATGATGATGGGGACATCAGCCTACATGCCTCCGGAAGCAATAAAAgggactttaacaaaaaaaacggaTGTTTACAGCTTTGGTATAGTTCTACTTGAATTGCTTACAGGCTTGAAGCCAATTGTTGTGGATAGCAatggaaatttaaatataaaagattaTGTTGAACAAGTAATGAACGAGAATAAagacatcacacagcttttagaTATGGTTGTTGAAAGGTGGACCAGGGCACAGGGCATTTATGAATTAGCTAAGAGATGTCTGTCAGATAATAGAGATAATAGACCTTCAATTGACGAAGTTTGTGAAACTTTGGAAAAAATGATAAATCAAGAGTCGTATGAAATCTTGTATGCACATGTTTAA
- the LOC101746307 gene encoding proliferation-associated protein 2G4: MADEKEVEKTIAEDLVVTKYKLAGQIVNRVLEQVIAKCVPDASAREICEFGDKLVLEETNKVFKKEKDSKKGIAFSTCVSVNNCICHFSPIASEPDYILKKGDLAKIDLGAHIDGFIAVVAHTVVVGESEVSGRAADVLLAAHHASEAALRLLKPGTENYAVTEAIQKISAEYGCKPIEGMLSHQLKQFRIDGEKSIIQNPSEAQRKEHEKATLEKYEVYAMDVLISTGEAVGREMDTRCTIYKKTDEVYQLKLKASRMFYSEVRNKHGNMPFNLRSFDKETSARLGVVECINHKLIEPFQVLYERPGELVAQFKFTALLLPSGTHRITGLPFDKSQCKSERSIKDPELNALLNSSAKSNKKKKKKTGAEEPMEVETAA, translated from the exons ATGGCTGACGAAAAAGAAGTCGAAAAAACGATTGCAGAGGATTTGGTTGTGACCAAGTACAAGTTAGCAGGACAAATAGTGAACc GAGTCCTTGAGCAAGTCATCGCAAAATGCGTTCCAGACGCATCAGCAAGAGAAATATGTGAATTTGGCGATAAACTTGTATTGGAGGAGACTAACAAGGTTTTCAAAAAGGAGAAAGACTCCAAGAAAGGCATTGCATTTTCAACATGCGTTTCTGTGAACAACTGCATTTGTCACTTTTCGCCCATTGCGAGCGAACCGGATTACATTCTGAAAAAAGGAGATTTAGCCAAGAT AGATCTTGGTGCTCACATTGATGGATTTATAGCTGTTGTAGCTCATACAGTAGTTGTGGGTGAAAGTGAAGTCTCTGGACGTGCTGCAGATGTTTTGTTGGCAGCTCATCATGCTAGTGAAGCGGCTCTTCGTCTCCTGAAGCCTGGTACTGAG AACTATGCAGTCACTGAAGCCATTCAGAAAATAAGTGCTGAATATGGTTGTAAGCCAATTGAGGGTATGCTCTCACACCAACTGAAGCAGTTCCGTATTGATGGAGAGAAGAGTATTATACAAAATCCATCAGAAGCACAGCGTAAAGAACATGAAAAAGCAACACTTGAAAAGTATGAAGTGTATGCTATGGATGTTCTAATATCCACTGGTGAAGCAGTT GGACGTGAAATGGACACCAGATGtacaatatacaaaaaaacTGATGAGGTGTACCAATTGAAACTAAAGGCTTCCAGAATGTTCTATAGTGAG GTTCGTAACAAACATGGCAACATGCCATTCAATCTGCGCAGTTTTGATAAAGAGACAAGTGCAAGGTTAGGTGTTGTTGAGTGCATCAACCACAAACTCATTGAGCCATTCcag GTTCTCTATGAGCGTCCAGGAGAATTGGTGGCACAGTTTAAGTTCACGGCTCTTCTGCTTCCTAGTGGCACACATCGTATTACTGGCTTGCCTTTTGATAAAAGCCAATGTAAGAGTGAACGCAGCATCAAGGATCCAGAACTTAAT GCCCTTCTAAATTCATCAGCAAAATCtaacaagaagaagaaaaagaaaacaggaGCTGAAGAGCCCATGGAAGTGGAGACTGCTGCCTAG
- the LOC101746538 gene encoding MICOS complex subunit MIC13 homolog QIL1: protein MLKFGVKSALLGSAVYYTIDKGVWKDSATTAAIYDELEKGMSPYVGELKSQVPYELPALPSNDRISYLFKYYWNCGVKATFRFLVELPTHTSNAAFKTYDFISSSLETPEPHQEKDK, encoded by the exons ATGTTAAA GTTTGGCGTGAAATCTGCGTTACTTGGATCCGCAGTGTACTACACAATAGACAAAGGTGTGTGGAAAGATAGTGCTACGACAGCGGCGATATATGATGAACTTGAAAAAGGAATGTCACCATATGTCGGGGAACTAAAGAGCCAAGTTCCATACGAA cTACCAGCATTACCTTCTAATGACAGGATATCATATTTGTTCAAGTACTACTGGAATTGCGGTGTCAAAGCTACATTTAGATTTTTAGTCGAATTGCCTACCCATACTAGTAATGCAGCTTTCAAGACATACGACTTTATTTCATCATCTTTGGAAACTCCAGAACCACATCAAGAAAAAGATAAATGA